A window of the Blattabacterium cuenoti genome harbors these coding sequences:
- a CDS encoding zinc-binding metallopeptidase family protein — translation MSNDSYSIDSNSIKFLEKYLNEYSPTGYEDAGQKIWINHISSYVEKIQTDLYGTAVGIINSNSPYKLIIEAHVDEISWYVNYITEEGIIYVSRNGGSDHQIAPSKRVIIHTEKGFVHGVFGWPAIHTRKISEEKSPNVDNIFVDIGVSSKIEAINMGVHVGCVITYPDKFFIMNNNYFVSRALDNKIGGFIIAEVAKMIIKNSIDLKFGLYIVNSVQEEVGLKGAKMISQTIQPNVAIVTDVTHDTYTPMIDKKIQGDVRCGLGPVIGYAPSIHKNVRELIINTANSKKIYFQRLVSSRYTGTDTDAFAYSNKGVLSALISIPLKYMHTTVEMVHKKDVEQAVLLIFETLQAININNQFFID, via the coding sequence ATGAGTAATGATTCATATTCAATTGATAGTAATTCTATTAAATTTCTTGAAAAATATTTGAATGAATATTCTCCAACAGGATATGAGGATGCAGGACAAAAAATATGGATTAATCATATTAGTTCTTATGTAGAAAAAATACAAACCGATTTATATGGTACAGCAGTAGGAATCATTAACTCTAATTCTCCATACAAATTAATTATTGAAGCTCATGTTGATGAAATATCATGGTATGTTAATTATATCACAGAAGAAGGGATCATATATGTATCTCGGAATGGAGGATCCGATCACCAAATCGCACCATCTAAAAGAGTAATCATTCATACGGAAAAAGGATTTGTACATGGAGTATTTGGATGGCCTGCAATTCATACAAGAAAAATTTCAGAAGAAAAATCTCCTAATGTAGATAATATATTTGTAGATATTGGTGTTTCCAGTAAAATTGAAGCAATTAATATGGGGGTTCATGTAGGTTGTGTGATTACTTATCCTGATAAGTTTTTTATTATGAATAACAATTATTTTGTATCTAGAGCATTAGATAATAAAATAGGAGGTTTTATTATAGCAGAAGTAGCAAAGATGATAATAAAAAATAGTATTGATTTAAAATTTGGATTATACATAGTGAATTCAGTTCAAGAAGAAGTAGGATTAAAAGGGGCTAAAATGATATCTCAAACTATACAACCCAATGTAGCTATTGTTACAGATGTTACACATGACACTTATACTCCTATGATTGATAAAAAAATACAAGGTGATGTTAGATGCGGATTGGGGCCTGTCATTGGATATGCTCCTTCAATACACAAAAATGTTAGAGAATTGATTATTAATACTGCTAACAGTAAAAAAATATATTTTCAACGTTTAGTATCATCTAGATACACGGGGACAGATACAGATGCTTTTGCTTATTCCAATAAGGGGGTATTGTCTGCTTTAATTTCCATTCCTCTTAAATATATGCATACCACAGTAGAAATGGTTCATAAAAAAGATGTAGAACAAGCTGTCTTACTTATTTTTGAAACTTTACAGGCTATTAATATTAATAATCAATTTTTCATTGATTAA
- the dapF gene encoding diaminopimelate epimerase: protein MELSFYKYQGTGNDFILIDSRQEKIENPFLFKKLCDRHFGIGADGIILIKNDDEYKSDFYMKYYNSDGKESTMCGNGGRCAISFAKKLGITKKNKIYFRAIDGYHNGFIKDNLVSINLLNIDKNTIEIHKKYVFLNTGSPHHILFVENIKEKNVYKEGKKIRFQSPYLEKGVNVNFVKILENNTLQVRTYERGVENETLSCGTGVVAAVIAACETNKIKDNVEGILVQTLGGKLWVSLTKIKNEYKNISLTGSAKFIFKGYIFV from the coding sequence ATGGAATTGAGTTTTTATAAATATCAAGGTACGGGAAATGATTTCATACTCATAGATTCTAGACAAGAAAAAATAGAAAACCCTTTTTTGTTCAAAAAATTATGTGATAGACATTTTGGAATTGGAGCCGATGGAATTATTTTGATTAAAAATGATGATGAATACAAAAGTGACTTTTATATGAAATATTATAATTCCGATGGAAAAGAAAGCACAATGTGTGGAAATGGGGGAAGATGTGCGATTTCTTTTGCTAAGAAATTAGGAATCACAAAAAAAAATAAAATTTATTTCAGAGCTATAGATGGATACCATAATGGATTTATAAAGGATAATTTAGTTTCCATTAATCTACTTAATATAGATAAAAATACAATAGAAATTCATAAAAAATACGTTTTTTTAAATACAGGCTCTCCACATCATATTCTTTTTGTAGAGAATATAAAAGAAAAAAATGTGTATAAAGAAGGAAAAAAAATTAGATTTCAAAGTCCTTATTTGGAAAAAGGAGTTAATGTAAATTTTGTAAAAATACTTGAAAATAATACGCTACAAGTACGTACTTATGAGAGAGGAGTAGAAAATGAAACTTTATCTTGTGGAACAGGAGTTGTTGCCGCTGTTATTGCTGCATGTGAAACTAATAAAATAAAAGATAATGTTGAAGGAATTTTAGTTCAAACTCTTGGAGGAAAATTATGGGTTTCATTAACAAAAATAAAAAATGAATATAAAAATATCTCTTTAACCGGAAGTGCTAAATTCATATTTAAAGGATATATTTTTGTTTAA
- a CDS encoding Do family serine endopeptidase, translated as MKKIVFYIVLSSIMSSIITVAAYKQYAKEETSLFPYTTTSPLARTKFTSSDSSSLVSSAGFPDFTRVVSKTIHAVVNVKNYSKKYNNQFDPFDFFFGFPDDFGNSRGRKPQRNDTPGLHGSGVIISPDGYIVTNNHVIKDAEKIEISLSDQRTYKAKLIGTDSSTDIALLKINEKNLPFIYFSDSNKVQVGEWVLAIGNPFDLNSTVTAGIISAKNRSLGILRGETQSAIESFFQTDAAVNPGNSGGALINANGELIGINTAISSASGNFIGYSFAAPSNLVAKVIQDIKKYGTVQRAYLGVRGMDLSKTEYLKAYNKETHQNIKSQQGFLIGEVFEKSGASDAGLKKGDIIKSIDGKLIQNVADLSFIVGTKYPGDKVKVNVIRNRQKKTFNVILKDLQGRTKIRTKEEITPSELLGAIFEPLSSEYKKDFGIGYGIRIVEIRTGRLSAIGLEEGDIILSINGEKMKKPHDVDRVLKKYSGDVTIKSIKQNGQVYIAGFEMN; from the coding sequence ATGAAGAAAATAGTTTTTTATATTGTACTGAGCAGTATTATGAGTTCAATAATAACTGTTGCTGCATATAAACAATACGCTAAAGAAGAAACTTCACTTTTTCCATATACAACAACATCTCCTTTAGCAAGGACAAAGTTTACCTCATCAGATTCTTCATCATTGGTTAGTTCTGCTGGATTTCCTGATTTTACCAGAGTTGTATCTAAAACCATACATGCAGTAGTCAATGTAAAAAATTATTCAAAAAAATATAATAATCAATTTGATCCATTTGATTTCTTTTTTGGATTTCCTGATGATTTTGGAAATAGTAGAGGAAGAAAACCTCAAAGAAATGATACACCTGGACTTCATGGATCTGGAGTCATCATATCTCCTGATGGATATATTGTTACTAATAATCATGTTATAAAAGATGCAGAAAAAATAGAAATATCTCTTAGCGATCAAAGAACTTATAAAGCTAAATTAATAGGAACTGATTCTAGTACAGATATAGCTTTATTAAAAATTAATGAAAAAAATTTACCTTTCATTTATTTTTCGGATTCTAATAAAGTACAAGTAGGAGAGTGGGTTCTAGCGATAGGAAATCCTTTTGATTTAAACTCAACTGTTACAGCAGGTATCATAAGTGCCAAAAATAGAAGTTTGGGGATATTAAGAGGAGAAACACAATCAGCCATTGAATCTTTTTTTCAAACAGATGCAGCCGTAAATCCTGGAAATAGCGGAGGAGCTTTAATTAACGCTAATGGGGAATTAATTGGAATTAACACGGCTATTTCTTCAGCTTCAGGAAATTTTATAGGATATAGTTTTGCTGCTCCTTCTAACTTGGTAGCAAAAGTAATACAAGATATCAAAAAATACGGGACCGTACAACGTGCATATTTAGGAGTGAGAGGAATGGATCTTTCTAAAACAGAATATTTAAAAGCTTATAATAAAGAAACACATCAAAATATAAAATCACAACAGGGTTTTTTAATAGGAGAAGTCTTTGAAAAAAGTGGGGCTTCAGATGCTGGACTTAAAAAAGGAGATATCATAAAAAGCATAGATGGAAAACTTATACAAAACGTTGCAGATTTATCATTTATTGTAGGGACGAAATATCCAGGGGATAAAGTTAAAGTAAATGTTATACGAAACAGACAGAAAAAAACTTTTAACGTTATTTTAAAAGATTTGCAAGGAAGAACAAAAATAAGAACTAAGGAGGAAATTACTCCATCTGAATTATTAGGAGCAATATTTGAACCACTTAGTTCAGAGTATAAAAAAGATTTTGGAATTGGTTATGGTATTAGAATTGTAGAGATAAGAACAGGTCGTTTAAGTGCTATAGGTTTAGAAGAAGGAGATATTATTTTATCTATTAATGGGGAAAAAATGAAAAAACCTCATGATGTTGATAGAGTTTTAAAAAAATACTCAGGAGACGTGACCATAAAATCTATCAAACAAAATGGACAAGTGTATATAGCAGGATTTGAAATGAATTAA
- a CDS encoding LptF/LptG family permease — MKIIDRYIIRNFISTFIFITVSIQFLSVIIDISQRMHRLENNQGSIKEALIYYYPFWSIWLMNTFSPISVFLSVIFFTSKLTHNSEITAILSSGISFRRLTLPYLISAIMIGGVALIINYYFLPVANKKKNQFHYQYLLSPRYKNKYEKNQTISTQISKNEYIFIQNFSRKKNIGKKCVYQKFNGKKLIYILKSKNIFWAKKHRIYIFFDYRETIIKKNHDSLNIGNYKIKKFPITPEQFLPEEYIAETMNIHELKKFIDTEGNKKNMNMHLNEYYQRTSLPFSTLIFTFLGLSISTKRKKGEIAYNMIIGIILAFFYIFFIEITKTYSNKDYIPSYLAVWLPNVIYGIITLLFYRNRSMN, encoded by the coding sequence ATGAAAATTATTGATCGTTATATTATTCGTAATTTCATTAGTACTTTCATATTTATTACTGTTTCTATACAATTTCTATCTGTCATTATAGACATTTCTCAACGGATGCATCGTTTAGAAAATAATCAAGGATCAATTAAAGAGGCTTTAATTTATTATTATCCTTTTTGGTCCATATGGTTAATGAATACTTTTTCTCCTATTTCCGTTTTTTTATCTGTTATTTTTTTCACATCTAAATTAACTCATAATTCAGAAATCACAGCAATTCTATCAAGTGGCATTAGTTTTAGAAGATTAACGCTTCCTTACTTGATCTCAGCTATTATGATAGGAGGAGTCGCTTTAATAATAAATTATTATTTTTTACCTGTAGCTAACAAAAAAAAAAATCAATTTCATTATCAATATTTGTTAAGCCCAAGATATAAAAATAAATATGAAAAAAATCAAACGATAAGTACTCAAATTTCAAAAAATGAGTATATTTTTATTCAAAATTTTTCAAGAAAAAAAAATATAGGAAAAAAATGTGTATATCAAAAGTTTAATGGAAAAAAACTAATATACATTCTAAAATCTAAAAACATTTTTTGGGCCAAAAAACATAGAATATATATTTTTTTTGATTATAGAGAAACTATAATCAAAAAAAATCATGATTCTTTAAATATAGGAAATTATAAGATAAAAAAATTTCCCATAACACCGGAACAATTTTTACCAGAGGAATATATAGCAGAAACTATGAATATTCATGAATTGAAAAAATTCATTGATACAGAAGGAAACAAAAAAAATATGAATATGCATTTAAATGAATATTATCAAAGAACAAGTCTCCCTTTTTCTACTTTAATATTCACTTTTTTAGGTTTATCCATATCTACAAAAAGAAAAAAAGGAGAAATAGCTTATAATATGATTATAGGAATTATATTAGCTTTTTTTTATATTTTTTTTATAGAAATCACAAAAACATATTCTAACAAGGATTATATTCCTTCTTATTTAGCCGTTTGGCTCCCCAATGTTATTTATGGCATAATTACATTGTTATTTTATAGGAATAGAAGTATGAATTGA
- the tgt gene encoding tRNA guanosine(34) transglycosylase Tgt: MKFDLIKIDNFSKARIGIIETDHGKIETPVFMPVASKGYVKSVPTHELDKMYKIILGNTYHLYFQPGIEVLYQAGGIHSFLNWKESILTDSGGFQIFSMKKLNKITENGVVFKSIINGSFHFFSPETSMKVQRFIGGDVIMAFDDCPPFPCSHTEAKKSVKRTHRWLKKCYSYLQNNPEIYNYKQSFFPIIQGSIYTDLRKYSIEEISCLEAEGYAIGGLSLGEEKEQTHSITDLLTDILPKEKPRYLMGVGYPADLIEGISLGIDMFDCVIPTRNGRHGMLFTWKGIMNIKNKKWEKDYSCLDEFGNSYVDQLYSKSYVRHLFLSRDNLAKEIASIHNLSFYFHLLQEAKIHIMRNEFLSWKKDMIPLLQERL, translated from the coding sequence ATGAAATTTGACTTAATTAAAATAGATAACTTTTCCAAAGCAAGGATAGGAATTATAGAAACGGATCATGGGAAAATAGAAACTCCTGTTTTTATGCCAGTAGCTTCAAAAGGTTATGTTAAATCAGTTCCGACACATGAACTTGATAAAATGTATAAAATAATTCTTGGAAACACTTATCATTTATATTTTCAACCCGGAATTGAAGTATTATATCAAGCCGGAGGAATTCATTCCTTTTTAAACTGGAAGGAATCTATATTAACAGATAGTGGAGGATTTCAAATTTTTTCTATGAAAAAATTAAATAAAATTACTGAAAACGGGGTTGTATTTAAATCTATTATAAATGGATCCTTTCATTTTTTTTCTCCTGAAACATCTATGAAAGTTCAACGTTTTATAGGGGGAGACGTTATTATGGCTTTTGATGATTGTCCCCCTTTTCCATGCAGTCATACAGAAGCCAAAAAATCTGTAAAAAGAACACATCGTTGGTTAAAAAAATGTTATTCTTATTTACAAAATAATCCAGAAATATATAACTATAAACAAAGTTTTTTTCCTATTATACAAGGAAGTATTTATACAGATCTAAGAAAATATTCAATAGAAGAGATTTCCTGCTTAGAAGCAGAAGGGTATGCTATAGGTGGATTAAGTTTAGGAGAAGAAAAAGAACAAACACATAGTATTACTGATCTATTAACAGACATTTTACCTAAAGAAAAACCTAGGTATTTAATGGGAGTTGGGTATCCTGCAGATCTTATAGAAGGAATTTCTCTTGGAATAGACATGTTCGATTGTGTTATACCTACAAGAAATGGACGTCATGGAATGTTATTTACATGGAAAGGAATCATGAATATAAAAAATAAAAAATGGGAGAAAGATTATTCCTGTTTAGATGAATTCGGAAATTCTTATGTAGATCAATTATATAGTAAATCATATGTAAGACATCTTTTTTTATCTAGAGATAATTTAGCAAAAGAAATCGCTTCTATACATAATCTTTCTTTTTATTTTCATCTACTTCAAGAAGCAAAAATTCATATCATGCGCAATGAATTTTTATCTTGGAAAAAAGATATGATTCCTTTGTTACAAGAACGTTTATAA
- the rsmH gene encoding 16S rRNA (cytosine(1402)-N(4))-methyltransferase RsmH, producing MNLQYHHKPVLIKESIENLITHKNGIYVDATFGGGGHSNAILKKLDKKATLIALDQDKESIKKNFIKDKRFHLFHNNFIHIRDILNKNRIYKISGILADLGISSLQMDNITRGFSNQYNCILDMRMNQESFYSAQNVLNECSKQELFHIFYEYGEFKNAKKIAEKILKERLKKNITTTLDLVHIFFIKGSFKKRKRFFARLFQSIRIEVNNEINVLKNFLLESSKILLPGGRIAIISYHSIEDRIIKFFFKKGIIINKINFKTIPFKMIHKKVIKPSFQEIINNPRSRSARLRIAEKT from the coding sequence ATGAATTTACAATACCATCATAAACCAGTTCTTATAAAAGAAAGTATAGAAAATTTAATTACACATAAAAATGGTATTTATGTAGATGCCACATTTGGTGGAGGGGGACATTCTAATGCCATTTTGAAAAAATTAGATAAAAAAGCAACTTTGATAGCTTTGGATCAGGATAAGGAATCTATAAAAAAAAATTTCATTAAAGATAAACGTTTTCATCTATTTCACAATAATTTTATTCACATACGCGATATTTTGAATAAAAATCGTATCTATAAAATATCAGGAATATTAGCAGATTTAGGGATTTCATCTTTACAAATGGACAATATTACAAGAGGTTTTTCGAATCAATACAATTGTATTTTAGATATGAGAATGAACCAAGAATCCTTTTATTCTGCTCAAAATGTTCTAAATGAATGTTCAAAGCAAGAGTTATTTCATATATTTTATGAATATGGAGAATTTAAAAATGCAAAAAAAATTGCAGAAAAAATATTAAAAGAACGTTTAAAAAAAAATATTACGACTACTTTGGATTTAGTTCATATTTTTTTTATAAAAGGATCTTTTAAAAAAAGAAAAAGATTTTTCGCTAGACTTTTTCAATCTATACGAATAGAAGTGAATAATGAAATAAATGTTTTAAAGAATTTTTTATTAGAATCTTCTAAAATTCTTTTACCAGGAGGTAGAATCGCTATAATTTCATATCATTCTATAGAAGATAGAATCATTAAATTTTTTTTTAAAAAAGGAATCATAATAAATAAAATAAATTTTAAAACGATTCCATTCAAAATGATTCATAAAAAAGTAATTAAACCTAGTTTTCAAGAGATCATAAATAATCCACGATCTAGAAGCGCAAGATTAAGAATAGCAGAAAAAACTTAA
- a CDS encoding FtsL-like putative cell division protein, which translates to MKTNVRDILKGKFLVKEDAYRSWNFIVFITILSLISITSSHMMDRKIREITKISEEIKELKSEYADIHSQCMKMQLASFIRKKLVNGLKYLESPPYELVIKDKKKYGSDTIK; encoded by the coding sequence ATGAAAACAAATGTACGAGATATCCTGAAAGGAAAATTTTTAGTTAAAGAAGATGCTTATCGTAGTTGGAATTTTATTGTTTTTATTACCATACTATCTTTAATTAGCATTACTAGTTCACATATGATGGATCGAAAAATTAGAGAAATAACTAAAATTAGTGAAGAAATCAAGGAATTAAAATCTGAATATGCAGATATTCATAGTCAATGTATGAAAATGCAATTAGCCTCTTTTATAAGAAAAAAATTAGTTAATGGATTAAAATATTTAGAATCTCCTCCATACGAATTAGTTATAAAAGATAAAAAAAAATATGGATCAGATACAATAAAATAA
- a CDS encoding penicillin-binding protein has translation MKQKRYILLYKSYLIGFLFIFIAALIIFNLFYIQNYSEGYKKYFIEKTIRTNLIKAKRGNIYASDSSILAMSVIRYDIHIDFMSISDKLFQENIYSLCNSLEFLFRKPKFFFYKKFQYEKKKGNRYFLLAKNLDYPHFKILRNFPIFNKGQIRGGFIVEKKICRIHTLENIGKRTLGYDDHRGKAGLEGAFSKYLKGKNGKRLEQRISFKIWKPLKSENDIRPENGKDVYSTIDIYLQDIAYHALLQELSISQADHGCVVLMDVKSGEIPAMINLEKTKKHTYEDLRNFAVWEGSEPGSTFKTMAILAALEDKKIDMDMIVNTKGGVMKLRGKKIRDSHYNGYVKMNPKQILELSSNVGIAKIIYDNYKKNPEKFIEHLRKWKLDRKIGIDIPGESLPFIPKPGKKNWSSITLPWMTFGYNIKLTPLQILTFYNAIANQGKMIKPLFIREIKHHGKSIKKYTKPIVMNPSIAEKSSLIKIQNMLEGVVKNGTAKKYYNPEYPYAGKTGTTQLNYWMKGKPLSYNSSFVGYFPSKNPKYSCIVVISKPEKGYYGIEVAVPVFDKIAKSIYPRIGKKILFKKKENQEDLLYKIIESKNFFIDQSIMPNIVSVPGKEIIPILENKGFHIQYEGIGKVVTQSVQPGKKLKKNQIIFLKLEE, from the coding sequence ATGAAACAAAAAAGATATATTTTATTATATAAATCTTACTTAATTGGTTTTTTATTCATATTTATTGCTGCACTAATTATTTTTAATTTATTCTATATTCAAAATTATTCAGAAGGATACAAAAAATATTTTATAGAAAAAACGATTAGAACCAATTTAATTAAGGCTAAACGTGGAAATATTTATGCGTCAGACAGTAGTATTTTAGCAATGTCTGTGATAAGATATGATATTCACATTGATTTTATGTCCATATCTGATAAATTATTTCAAGAAAATATTTATTCTTTATGTAACTCTTTAGAGTTTTTATTTAGAAAACCAAAATTTTTTTTCTATAAAAAATTTCAGTATGAAAAGAAAAAAGGAAATAGATATTTTTTATTAGCAAAAAATTTAGATTATCCACATTTTAAAATATTGCGAAATTTTCCCATTTTCAATAAGGGACAAATACGAGGCGGTTTTATTGTAGAAAAAAAAATATGCAGAATTCACACATTGGAAAATATTGGAAAAAGAACATTAGGATATGATGATCATAGAGGAAAAGCAGGATTGGAAGGAGCTTTTAGCAAATATTTAAAAGGAAAGAATGGAAAAAGATTAGAACAACGTATTAGTTTTAAAATATGGAAACCATTGAAATCAGAAAACGATATTCGTCCAGAAAATGGGAAAGATGTTTATTCTACTATAGATATATATTTACAAGATATAGCCTATCATGCTTTACTCCAAGAATTGTCTATTTCTCAAGCAGATCATGGGTGTGTGGTTTTGATGGATGTAAAAAGTGGAGAAATTCCTGCTATGATCAATCTGGAAAAAACAAAGAAACATACTTACGAAGATTTAAGAAATTTTGCCGTATGGGAAGGAAGTGAACCTGGGTCTACTTTTAAAACAATGGCCATTCTGGCCGCTTTAGAAGATAAAAAAATAGATATGGATATGATTGTCAATACCAAAGGCGGAGTCATGAAATTAAGAGGAAAAAAAATACGCGATAGTCATTATAATGGATATGTTAAAATGAATCCAAAGCAAATTTTAGAATTATCTTCAAATGTGGGAATCGCGAAAATTATTTATGATAATTATAAAAAAAATCCGGAAAAATTCATAGAACACTTACGAAAATGGAAATTGGATAGAAAAATAGGAATTGACATTCCGGGGGAAAGCCTCCCTTTCATTCCAAAACCTGGAAAAAAAAATTGGAGTAGCATTACTTTACCATGGATGACTTTTGGATATAATATAAAACTAACTCCTTTACAAATACTTACTTTTTACAATGCTATTGCAAACCAGGGAAAAATGATTAAACCTTTATTTATTAGAGAAATAAAACATCATGGAAAAAGCATAAAGAAATATACAAAACCGATTGTAATGAACCCTTCTATAGCTGAAAAATCATCTTTGATTAAAATTCAAAATATGTTAGAAGGAGTCGTAAAAAATGGAACCGCTAAGAAATATTATAATCCAGAATATCCTTATGCGGGAAAAACGGGAACAACACAGTTAAATTATTGGATGAAAGGAAAACCTTTATCTTATAATAGTTCTTTTGTAGGGTATTTCCCTTCTAAAAATCCAAAATATTCTTGTATTGTCGTTATTTCAAAACCAGAAAAAGGATACTACGGTATTGAGGTCGCCGTTCCTGTATTTGACAAAATAGCTAAATCTATTTATCCTAGAATAGGAAAAAAAATACTTTTTAAAAAAAAAGAAAATCAAGAAGATTTACTATATAAAATTATAGAATCAAAAAATTTTTTTATTGATCAATCTATAATGCCGAATATTGTATCTGTTCCTGGAAAAGAAATCATCCCTATATTAGAAAATAAGGGTTTTCATATACAATATGAAGGAATAGGAAAAGTGGTGACTCAATCTGTTCAACCAGGAAAAAAATTGAAAAAAAATCAAATTATATTTTTGAAATTAGAAGAATGA
- a CDS encoding UDP-N-acetylmuramoyl-L-alanyl-D-glutamate--2,6-diaminopimelate ligase codes for MKKLLKDVLKKVHVLKMIGKNTSKFIEGITMDSRIVQPNMIFLAIKGKITDGHQFIMNAIQKGANTIICESSFLPIHIHKYITYVLVPNSIEALGIISSNFYDNPTKKIKLIGVTGTNGKTSVATILHQLFSKMGEKNILISTMGIKILSIKYSTTHTTPNIIDINKYLNISIKKGCKYAFMEVSSHGIHQKRIAGLLFRGGVFTNITHDHLDYHRSFDCYLSIKRLFFENLSEKAFALINSDDENSHNIIKKTLAKTYFYGIKKNANFKIKILKENIEGNQLLIDGHKIFTHLIGRFNIYNLLASYATAVLLGKKKYDILKNIKYVKPIKGRFEQFISNSGIHVIVDYAHNPDGLKSIFNTLKIIKKTYEKLICIIGCGGDRDIKKRPLMGKIVYETCDISIFTSDNPRYENMNKIFNDMKNFKSYLKKKSILTFVKRKEAIQAAIQIAKKKDIILIAGKGHETFQEIKGIRYSFNDMKIAKDLLKTYDK; via the coding sequence ATGAAAAAACTATTAAAAGATGTTTTGAAAAAAGTACATGTATTAAAAATGATAGGAAAAAATACTTCTAAATTTATAGAAGGAATTACTATGGATTCAAGAATAGTACAACCCAATATGATTTTTTTAGCTATAAAAGGGAAAATAACAGATGGACACCAATTTATTATGAATGCGATCCAAAAAGGTGCTAATACTATAATTTGTGAAAGTAGTTTCTTACCCATTCATATTCATAAATATATCACCTATGTACTGGTTCCAAATTCTATAGAAGCTTTAGGTATTATCTCCTCTAATTTTTATGATAATCCTACAAAAAAAATAAAATTAATAGGAGTTACCGGAACAAATGGAAAAACTTCAGTAGCTACGATCCTTCATCAGTTATTTTCTAAAATGGGAGAAAAAAATATTCTTATTTCTACTATGGGTATAAAAATATTATCTATAAAATATTCTACTACACATACAACTCCAAATATTATTGATATTAATAAATATTTAAATATTTCAATAAAAAAAGGATGCAAATACGCTTTTATGGAAGTAAGTTCACATGGAATCCATCAAAAAAGAATTGCAGGATTATTATTTAGAGGAGGTGTTTTTACTAATATAACACATGATCACTTAGATTATCATAGATCTTTTGATTGTTATTTATCTATTAAAAGGCTTTTTTTTGAAAATTTATCTGAAAAAGCTTTTGCATTAATTAATTCCGATGATGAAAATTCGCATAATATAATAAAAAAAACTTTAGCTAAAACCTATTTTTATGGAATAAAAAAAAATGCCAATTTTAAAATAAAAATTTTGAAAGAAAACATTGAGGGGAATCAATTACTGATTGATGGCCATAAAATTTTTACCCATTTGATAGGAAGATTTAATATTTATAATCTATTAGCTAGTTACGCAACAGCTGTTTTATTAGGTAAAAAAAAATATGATATTTTGAAAAATATAAAATATGTTAAACCCATCAAAGGCCGTTTTGAGCAATTTATATCCAATTCTGGGATTCATGTTATTGTAGATTATGCACACAATCCAGATGGATTAAAATCTATTTTTAATACTCTTAAAATAATAAAAAAAACTTATGAAAAGTTAATTTGTATTATAGGTTGTGGAGGGGATAGAGATATAAAAAAACGTCCTTTAATGGGAAAAATTGTTTATGAAACATGTGATATATCTATTTTTACATCCGATAATCCTAGATATGAAAATATGAATAAAATATTCAATGATATGAAAAATTTTAAATCATATCTAAAAAAAAAATCTATTTTAACCTTTGTGAAACGAAAAGAAGCTATTCAAGCCGCAATTCAAATTGCTAAAAAAAAAGATATTATTCTGATAGCTGGAAAAGGACATGAAACTTTTCAAGAAATCAAAGGAATACGTTATTCTTTTAATGATATGAAAATAGCTAAAGATTTGTTAAAAACTTACGATAAGTAA